AGCTCCTCGCGCTCCTCGATCTTGGCGTTCAGCGCCGTGCGGAGGAAGTTCGTCATCGTGACGCCCTCGATCTCGGCCGGATACTGGAAGCCGAGGAAGATGCCGAGCGCGGCGCGCTCGTTGGGCTCGAGATCCAGCAGGTTCCAGGTGCGCTGGTCCTCGTCGATCTCGATGTCCTCGCCGAACTCCTCGTCCTCGAGGTGGAGCAGCACCTCGCCCTCGGTGACCTCGTAGGCGGGGTGACCGGCGATGACCTTCGCGGTCGTCGACTTCCCGGAGCCGTTGGGCCCCATCAGGGCGTGAATCTCGCCGGACTCGACCTCGAGATCGACGCCCTCGAGAATTTTCTCGTCGCCCTCCGCCACTTCCGCGTGCAGGTTGGATAGTTCGAGACGTGCCATAGTACTTGCTCGTTTGAACAGTGGGTCGTATGACTGATAACGGTTTCGTATCCAATTGGATACGATCCCATAACGCAAAAATAAGTTGCTATATCAGGAACTATGGTGGCGCAACGGAAAACTACATCAATTCACTTCGCGCATTCGTCTTCCGATATCTCCACCAAGTATCGGAACATCCCCCTCTAAGAGCGCTCTCTGCTGGCTTTCCGGCAGACGCTCCATGAATGTGTGGCAGAGACGACAGAGTTGTATCAGGTTATCCATTGTATGGGCATTGGACGGATCGTCGAACGCGCGAATAGGGCGGATATGATGAACATCTGGGTTTCGGCCGATCGCGTCCGAATCAACTTCGCACAATTGGCACGTATTGTTGTCCCGTTCTCGCACGCGCCGACGAGCGTTCTTCCAGATGCCAGTGTAAAATCGCGTTTGGGAGTCGGGGTCCCACTGATGATGGTTCTCACCGCGCCGGTTCTGGGACTGCCATTCTGCGTAACAATTTATATCACAGAACTGTTCTGATTTCGTCTCCAAACGACTCGGATACACGGTTTTCGGTGCTCCACAGTTCGAACACTCCACCGATTCTTTCCCCTTCCACCATGGACTATTTTCCCCGCTAACGCGTCCGGTCTCTTTCAAAAATTCACCCTGACATTGGTTATCGCAGAAGAAGCGT
This portion of the Haloterrigena gelatinilytica genome encodes:
- a CDS encoding HNH endonuclease, encoding MSEKVTIPTEKLRHWYHNEEMTLSEIADEVGCSMTTVYNRMEEHGIDRRTANQDVETHEVHCEYCGTQKEIPPCHYEQSERFFCDNQCQGEFLKETGRVSGENSPWWKGKESVECSNCGAPKTVYPSRLETKSEQFCDINCYAEWQSQNRRGENHHQWDPDSQTRFYTGIWKNARRRVRERDNNTCQLCEVDSDAIGRNPDVHHIRPIRAFDDPSNAHTMDNLIQLCRLCHTFMERLPESQQRALLEGDVPILGGDIGRRMREVN